One part of the Vespula pensylvanica isolate Volc-1 chromosome 18, ASM1446617v1, whole genome shotgun sequence genome encodes these proteins:
- the LOC122635457 gene encoding moesin/ezrin/radixin homolog 1 isoform X1 — MNQEVKKETPLQFKFRAKFYPEDVAEELIQDITLRLFYLQVKNSILSDEIYCPPETSVLLASYAVQARHGDFQKGIHTAGFLANDRLLPQRVVDQHKMSKEEWESSITNWWQEHRGMLREDAMMEYLKIAQDLEMYGVNYFEIRNKKGTELWLGVDALGLNIYEKDDKLTPKIGFPWSEIRNISFNEKKFIIKPIDKKAPDFIFFATRVKINKRILALCMGNHELYMRRRKPDTIDVQQMKAQAREEKIAKQQQREKLQLEIAARERAEKKQQEYEERLRNMAEEMDRRQAELNEAQEMIRRLEEQLKQLQAAKEELEDRQKELTAMMEKLELSHEMEAAERAKLEQEIRAKQEEVQRIQSEVEAKDAEARRLQEEFEAANRLRQEEADRAFQASTTPHHHHVEENEEGEEEGEDEIPNCDVTKDLATDESIIDPVEERRTLAERNERLNDQLKALKQDLAQSRDETKETVMDKIHRENVRQGRDKYKTLREIRKGNTKRRVDQFENM, encoded by the exons ATGAACCAGGAGGTCAAAAAGGAGACCCCATTGCAGTTCAAGTTTCGTGCGAAATTTTATCCCGAAGACGTTGCGGAGGAATTGATACAGGATATCACGCTTCGTCTCTTTTATTTGCAG gtGAAAAATTCTATCCTCAGTGATGAAATTTACTGCCCACCTGAAACATCCGTATTGCTTGCATCTTATGCGGTTCAAGCCAGACACGGTGATTTTCAAAAAGGAATTCACACTGCCGGCTTTTTAGCTAACGATCGCTTATTACCACAGCGAGTTGTGGATCAACATAAAATGAGTAAAGAAGAATGGGAGAGTTCGATAACTAATTGGTGGCAAGAACATCGCGGTATGTTGAGAGAAGATGCTATGATGGAATACTTGAAGATTGCTCAG GATTTAGAAATGTATGGagttaattatttcgaaattcgtaataaaaaaggaacagaatTATGGTTGGGCGTCGATGCTTTAGgtttgaatatttatgaaaaggaTGATAAACTTACTCCTAAGATTGGTTTTCCTTGGTCtgagataagaaatatttctttcaacgaaaagaaatttattattaaaccgATAGATAAGAAAGCACCagactttattttctttgctaCAAGAGTGAAGATTAATAAGAGAATTTTGGCACTTTGTATGGGCAATCATGAATTATATATGCGTAGACGTAAGCCGGATACTATTGATGTTCAGCAAATgaag gctcaagcaagagaagaaaaaatcgcgAAGCAACAGCAAAGGGAAAAATTGCAATTAGAAATTGCAGCGAGAGAACGTgcagaaaagaaacaacaagaGTACGAGGAAAGGCTAAGAAATATGGCCGAAGAAATGGATAGGCGACAGGCTGAATTAAACGAAGCTCAAGAGATGATCAGACGTTTGGAAGAACAATTGAAACAATTGCAGGCTGCGAAGGAGGAATTAGAAGATCGTCAAAAg GAATTGACGGCAATGATGGAAAAGTTAGAACTCTCTCATGAAATGGAAGCCGCAGAACGTGCTAAGTTGGAACAAGAGATTAGAGCTAAGCAAGAGGAGGTGCAACGTATACAGTCCGAAGTAGAAGCAAAAGACGCAGAAGCTAGGAGATTACAGGAGGAGTTTGAAGCTGCCAA TAGACTTAGGCAAGAGGAAGCCGATCGAGCTTTCCAAGCTAGTACAActcctcatcatcatcatgtagaagaaaatgaggagggagaggaagaaggcgAAGATGAGATTCCGAATTGTGATGTTACTAAAGATCTTGCTACGGATGAATCAATAATTGATCCAGTCGAAGAGAGACGTACTTTGgctgaaagaaacgaacgtcTCAACGATCAATTGAAg gCGTTGAAGCAAGATCTTGCACAATCACGAGACGAAACCAAGGAAACTGTTATGGATAAAATTCATAGGGAAAACGTTCGTCAAGGACGTGACAAGTATAAAACGCTTCGTGAAATTCGCAAGGGAAATACCAAACGTCGTGTCGATCAATTTgagaatatgtaa
- the LOC122635457 gene encoding moesin/ezrin/radixin homolog 1 isoform X5, producing MNQEVKKETPLQFKFRAKFYPEDVAEELIQDITLRLFYLQVKNSILSDEIYCPPETSVLLASYAVQARHGDFQKGIHTAGFLANDRLLPQRVVDQHKMSKEEWESSITNWWQEHRGMLREDAMMEYLKIAQDLEMYGVNYFEIRNKKGTELWLGVDALGLNIYEKDDKLTPKIGFPWSEIRNISFNEKKFIIKPIDKKAPDFIFFATRVKINKRILALCMGNHELYMRRRKPDTIDVQQMKAQAREEKIAKQQQREKLQLEIAARERAEKKQQEYEERLRNMAEEMDRRQAELNEAQEMIRRLEEQLKQLQAAKEELEDRQKELTAMMEKLELSHEMEAAERAKLEQEIRAKQEEVQRIQSEVEAKDAEARRLQEEFEAAKLRQEEADRAFQASTTPHHHHVEENEEGEEEGEDEIPNCDVTKDLATDESIIDPVEERRTLAERNERLNDQLKALKQDLAQSRDETKETVMDKIHRENVRQGRDKYKTLREIRKGNTKRRVDQFENM from the exons ATGAACCAGGAGGTCAAAAAGGAGACCCCATTGCAGTTCAAGTTTCGTGCGAAATTTTATCCCGAAGACGTTGCGGAGGAATTGATACAGGATATCACGCTTCGTCTCTTTTATTTGCAG gtGAAAAATTCTATCCTCAGTGATGAAATTTACTGCCCACCTGAAACATCCGTATTGCTTGCATCTTATGCGGTTCAAGCCAGACACGGTGATTTTCAAAAAGGAATTCACACTGCCGGCTTTTTAGCTAACGATCGCTTATTACCACAGCGAGTTGTGGATCAACATAAAATGAGTAAAGAAGAATGGGAGAGTTCGATAACTAATTGGTGGCAAGAACATCGCGGTATGTTGAGAGAAGATGCTATGATGGAATACTTGAAGATTGCTCAG GATTTAGAAATGTATGGagttaattatttcgaaattcgtaataaaaaaggaacagaatTATGGTTGGGCGTCGATGCTTTAGgtttgaatatttatgaaaaggaTGATAAACTTACTCCTAAGATTGGTTTTCCTTGGTCtgagataagaaatatttctttcaacgaaaagaaatttattattaaaccgATAGATAAGAAAGCACCagactttattttctttgctaCAAGAGTGAAGATTAATAAGAGAATTTTGGCACTTTGTATGGGCAATCATGAATTATATATGCGTAGACGTAAGCCGGATACTATTGATGTTCAGCAAATgaag gctcaagcaagagaagaaaaaatcgcgAAGCAACAGCAAAGGGAAAAATTGCAATTAGAAATTGCAGCGAGAGAACGTgcagaaaagaaacaacaagaGTACGAGGAAAGGCTAAGAAATATGGCCGAAGAAATGGATAGGCGACAGGCTGAATTAAACGAAGCTCAAGAGATGATCAGACGTTTGGAAGAACAATTGAAACAATTGCAGGCTGCGAAGGAGGAATTAGAAGATCGTCAAAAg GAATTGACGGCAATGATGGAAAAGTTAGAACTCTCTCATGAAATGGAAGCCGCAGAACGTGCTAAGTTGGAACAAGAGATTAGAGCTAAGCAAGAGGAGGTGCAACGTATACAGTCCGAAGTAGAAGCAAAAGACGCAGAAGCTAGGAGATTACAGGAGGAGTTTGAAGCTGCCAA ACTTAGGCAAGAGGAAGCCGATCGAGCTTTCCAAGCTAGTACAActcctcatcatcatcatgtagaagaaaatgaggagggagaggaagaaggcgAAGATGAGATTCCGAATTGTGATGTTACTAAAGATCTTGCTACGGATGAATCAATAATTGATCCAGTCGAAGAGAGACGTACTTTGgctgaaagaaacgaacgtcTCAACGATCAATTGAAg gCGTTGAAGCAAGATCTTGCACAATCACGAGACGAAACCAAGGAAACTGTTATGGATAAAATTCATAGGGAAAACGTTCGTCAAGGACGTGACAAGTATAAAACGCTTCGTGAAATTCGCAAGGGAAATACCAAACGTCGTGTCGATCAATTTgagaatatgtaa
- the LOC122635457 gene encoding moesin/ezrin/radixin homolog 1 isoform X2, translating to MPKSMNVRVTTMDAELEFAIQQTTTGKQLFDQVVKTIGLREVWFFGLQYTDNKGDLTWIKLYKKRGLPFLSRVMNQEVKKETPLQFKFRAKFYPEDVAEELIQDITLRLFYLQVKNSILSDEIYCPPETSVLLASYAVQARHGDFQKGIHTAGFLANDRLLPQRVVDQHKMSKEEWESSITNWWQEHRGMLREDAMMEYLKIAQDLEMYGVNYFEIRNKKGTELWLGVDALGLNIYEKDDKLTPKIGFPWSEIRNISFNEKKFIIKPIDKKAPDFIFFATRVKINKRILALCMGNHELYMRRRKPDTIDVQQMKAQAREEKIAKQQQREKLQLEIAARERAEKKQQEYEERLRNMAEEMDRRQAELNEAQEMIRRLEEQLKQLQAAKEELEDRQKELTAMMEKLELSHEMEAAERAKLEQEIRAKQEEVQRIQSEVEAKDAEARRLQEEFEAANRLRQEEADRAFQASTTPHHHHVEENEEGEEEGEDEIPNCDVTKDLATDESIIDPVEERRTLAERNERLNDQLKALKQDLAQSRDETKETVMDKIHRENVRQGRDKYKTLREIRKGNTKRRVDQFENM from the exons ATGCCGAAGTCG ATGAACGTCAGGGTGACGACGATGGACGCCGAGCTGGAGTTTGCCATCCAGCAGACGACCACCGGCAAGCAGCTTTTTGATCAAGTTGTTAAGACAATTGGTCTTCGTGAAGTTTGGTTCTTTGGTCTTCAATACACTGACAATAAGGGTGATCTAACGTGGATCAAATTGTACAAAAAG CGTGGACTTCCGTTCTTGTCTAGG GTAATGAACCAGGAGGTCAAAAAGGAGACCCCATTGCAGTTCAAGTTTCGTGCGAAATTTTATCCCGAAGACGTTGCGGAGGAATTGATACAGGATATCACGCTTCGTCTCTTTTATTTGCAG gtGAAAAATTCTATCCTCAGTGATGAAATTTACTGCCCACCTGAAACATCCGTATTGCTTGCATCTTATGCGGTTCAAGCCAGACACGGTGATTTTCAAAAAGGAATTCACACTGCCGGCTTTTTAGCTAACGATCGCTTATTACCACAGCGAGTTGTGGATCAACATAAAATGAGTAAAGAAGAATGGGAGAGTTCGATAACTAATTGGTGGCAAGAACATCGCGGTATGTTGAGAGAAGATGCTATGATGGAATACTTGAAGATTGCTCAG GATTTAGAAATGTATGGagttaattatttcgaaattcgtaataaaaaaggaacagaatTATGGTTGGGCGTCGATGCTTTAGgtttgaatatttatgaaaaggaTGATAAACTTACTCCTAAGATTGGTTTTCCTTGGTCtgagataagaaatatttctttcaacgaaaagaaatttattattaaaccgATAGATAAGAAAGCACCagactttattttctttgctaCAAGAGTGAAGATTAATAAGAGAATTTTGGCACTTTGTATGGGCAATCATGAATTATATATGCGTAGACGTAAGCCGGATACTATTGATGTTCAGCAAATgaag gctcaagcaagagaagaaaaaatcgcgAAGCAACAGCAAAGGGAAAAATTGCAATTAGAAATTGCAGCGAGAGAACGTgcagaaaagaaacaacaagaGTACGAGGAAAGGCTAAGAAATATGGCCGAAGAAATGGATAGGCGACAGGCTGAATTAAACGAAGCTCAAGAGATGATCAGACGTTTGGAAGAACAATTGAAACAATTGCAGGCTGCGAAGGAGGAATTAGAAGATCGTCAAAAg GAATTGACGGCAATGATGGAAAAGTTAGAACTCTCTCATGAAATGGAAGCCGCAGAACGTGCTAAGTTGGAACAAGAGATTAGAGCTAAGCAAGAGGAGGTGCAACGTATACAGTCCGAAGTAGAAGCAAAAGACGCAGAAGCTAGGAGATTACAGGAGGAGTTTGAAGCTGCCAA TAGACTTAGGCAAGAGGAAGCCGATCGAGCTTTCCAAGCTAGTACAActcctcatcatcatcatgtagaagaaaatgaggagggagaggaagaaggcgAAGATGAGATTCCGAATTGTGATGTTACTAAAGATCTTGCTACGGATGAATCAATAATTGATCCAGTCGAAGAGAGACGTACTTTGgctgaaagaaacgaacgtcTCAACGATCAATTGAAg gCGTTGAAGCAAGATCTTGCACAATCACGAGACGAAACCAAGGAAACTGTTATGGATAAAATTCATAGGGAAAACGTTCGTCAAGGACGTGACAAGTATAAAACGCTTCGTGAAATTCGCAAGGGAAATACCAAACGTCGTGTCGATCAATTTgagaatatgtaa
- the LOC122635457 gene encoding moesin/ezrin/radixin homolog 1 isoform X7 — protein MSYLKMNVRVTTMDAELEFAIQQTTTGKQLFDQVVKTIGLREVWFFGLQYTDNKGDLTWIKLYKKVMNQEVKKETPLQFKFRAKFYPEDVAEELIQDITLRLFYLQVKNSILSDEIYCPPETSVLLASYAVQARHGDFQKGIHTAGFLANDRLLPQRVVDQHKMSKEEWESSITNWWQEHRGMLREDAMMEYLKIAQDLEMYGVNYFEIRNKKGTELWLGVDALGLNIYEKDDKLTPKIGFPWSEIRNISFNEKKFIIKPIDKKAPDFIFFATRVKINKRILALCMGNHELYMRRRKPDTIDVQQMKAQAREEKIAKQQQREKLQLEIAARERAEKKQQEYEERLRNMAEEMDRRQAELNEAQEMIRRLEEQLKQLQAAKEELEDRQKELTAMMEKLELSHEMEAAERAKLEQEIRAKQEEVQRIQSEVEAKDAEARRLQEEFEAANRLRQEEADRAFQASTTPHHHHVEENEEGEEEGEDEIPNCDVTKDLATDESIIDPVEERRTLAERNERLNDQLKALKQDLAQSRDETKETVMDKIHRENVRQGRDKYKTLREIRKGNTKRRVDQFENM, from the exons atgTCCTATCTGAAGATGAACGTCAGGGTGACGACGATGGACGCCGAGCTGGAGTTTGCCATCCAGCAGACGACCACCGGCAAGCAGCTTTTTGATCAAGTTGTTAAGACAATTGGTCTTCGTGAAGTTTGGTTCTTTGGTCTTCAATACACTGACAATAAGGGTGATCTAACGTGGATCAAATTGTACAAAAAG GTAATGAACCAGGAGGTCAAAAAGGAGACCCCATTGCAGTTCAAGTTTCGTGCGAAATTTTATCCCGAAGACGTTGCGGAGGAATTGATACAGGATATCACGCTTCGTCTCTTTTATTTGCAG gtGAAAAATTCTATCCTCAGTGATGAAATTTACTGCCCACCTGAAACATCCGTATTGCTTGCATCTTATGCGGTTCAAGCCAGACACGGTGATTTTCAAAAAGGAATTCACACTGCCGGCTTTTTAGCTAACGATCGCTTATTACCACAGCGAGTTGTGGATCAACATAAAATGAGTAAAGAAGAATGGGAGAGTTCGATAACTAATTGGTGGCAAGAACATCGCGGTATGTTGAGAGAAGATGCTATGATGGAATACTTGAAGATTGCTCAG GATTTAGAAATGTATGGagttaattatttcgaaattcgtaataaaaaaggaacagaatTATGGTTGGGCGTCGATGCTTTAGgtttgaatatttatgaaaaggaTGATAAACTTACTCCTAAGATTGGTTTTCCTTGGTCtgagataagaaatatttctttcaacgaaaagaaatttattattaaaccgATAGATAAGAAAGCACCagactttattttctttgctaCAAGAGTGAAGATTAATAAGAGAATTTTGGCACTTTGTATGGGCAATCATGAATTATATATGCGTAGACGTAAGCCGGATACTATTGATGTTCAGCAAATgaag gctcaagcaagagaagaaaaaatcgcgAAGCAACAGCAAAGGGAAAAATTGCAATTAGAAATTGCAGCGAGAGAACGTgcagaaaagaaacaacaagaGTACGAGGAAAGGCTAAGAAATATGGCCGAAGAAATGGATAGGCGACAGGCTGAATTAAACGAAGCTCAAGAGATGATCAGACGTTTGGAAGAACAATTGAAACAATTGCAGGCTGCGAAGGAGGAATTAGAAGATCGTCAAAAg GAATTGACGGCAATGATGGAAAAGTTAGAACTCTCTCATGAAATGGAAGCCGCAGAACGTGCTAAGTTGGAACAAGAGATTAGAGCTAAGCAAGAGGAGGTGCAACGTATACAGTCCGAAGTAGAAGCAAAAGACGCAGAAGCTAGGAGATTACAGGAGGAGTTTGAAGCTGCCAA TAGACTTAGGCAAGAGGAAGCCGATCGAGCTTTCCAAGCTAGTACAActcctcatcatcatcatgtagaagaaaatgaggagggagaggaagaaggcgAAGATGAGATTCCGAATTGTGATGTTACTAAAGATCTTGCTACGGATGAATCAATAATTGATCCAGTCGAAGAGAGACGTACTTTGgctgaaagaaacgaacgtcTCAACGATCAATTGAAg gCGTTGAAGCAAGATCTTGCACAATCACGAGACGAAACCAAGGAAACTGTTATGGATAAAATTCATAGGGAAAACGTTCGTCAAGGACGTGACAAGTATAAAACGCTTCGTGAAATTCGCAAGGGAAATACCAAACGTCGTGTCGATCAATTTgagaatatgtaa
- the LOC122635457 gene encoding moesin/ezrin/radixin homolog 1 isoform X6: MSYLKMNVRVTTMDAELEFAIQQTTTGKQLFDQVVKTIGLREVWFFGLQYTDNKGDLTWIKLYKKRGLPFLSRVMNQEVKKETPLQFKFRAKFYPEDVAEELIQDITLRLFYLQVKNSILSDEIYCPPETSVLLASYAVQARHGDFQKGIHTAGFLANDRLLPQRVVDQHKMSKEEWESSITNWWQEHRGMLREDAMMEYLKIAQDLEMYGVNYFEIRNKKGTELWLGVDALGLNIYEKDDKLTPKIGFPWSEIRNISFNEKKFIIKPIDKKAPDFIFFATRVKINKRILALCMGNHELYMRRRKPDTIDVQQMKAQAREEKIAKQQQREKLQLEIAARERAEKKQQEYEERLRNMAEEMDRRQAELNEAQEMIRRLEEQLKQLQAAKEELEDRQKELTAMMEKLELSHEMEAAERAKLEQEIRAKQEEVQRIQSEVEAKDAEARRLQEEFEAANRLRQEEADRAFQASTTPHHHHVEENEEGEEEGEDEIPNCDVTKDLATDESIIDPVEERRTLAERNERLNDQLKALKQDLAQSRDETKETVMDKIHRENVRQGRDKYKTLREIRKGNTKRRVDQFENM, translated from the exons atgTCCTATCTGAAGATGAACGTCAGGGTGACGACGATGGACGCCGAGCTGGAGTTTGCCATCCAGCAGACGACCACCGGCAAGCAGCTTTTTGATCAAGTTGTTAAGACAATTGGTCTTCGTGAAGTTTGGTTCTTTGGTCTTCAATACACTGACAATAAGGGTGATCTAACGTGGATCAAATTGTACAAAAAG CGTGGACTTCCGTTCTTGTCTAGG GTAATGAACCAGGAGGTCAAAAAGGAGACCCCATTGCAGTTCAAGTTTCGTGCGAAATTTTATCCCGAAGACGTTGCGGAGGAATTGATACAGGATATCACGCTTCGTCTCTTTTATTTGCAG gtGAAAAATTCTATCCTCAGTGATGAAATTTACTGCCCACCTGAAACATCCGTATTGCTTGCATCTTATGCGGTTCAAGCCAGACACGGTGATTTTCAAAAAGGAATTCACACTGCCGGCTTTTTAGCTAACGATCGCTTATTACCACAGCGAGTTGTGGATCAACATAAAATGAGTAAAGAAGAATGGGAGAGTTCGATAACTAATTGGTGGCAAGAACATCGCGGTATGTTGAGAGAAGATGCTATGATGGAATACTTGAAGATTGCTCAG GATTTAGAAATGTATGGagttaattatttcgaaattcgtaataaaaaaggaacagaatTATGGTTGGGCGTCGATGCTTTAGgtttgaatatttatgaaaaggaTGATAAACTTACTCCTAAGATTGGTTTTCCTTGGTCtgagataagaaatatttctttcaacgaaaagaaatttattattaaaccgATAGATAAGAAAGCACCagactttattttctttgctaCAAGAGTGAAGATTAATAAGAGAATTTTGGCACTTTGTATGGGCAATCATGAATTATATATGCGTAGACGTAAGCCGGATACTATTGATGTTCAGCAAATgaag gctcaagcaagagaagaaaaaatcgcgAAGCAACAGCAAAGGGAAAAATTGCAATTAGAAATTGCAGCGAGAGAACGTgcagaaaagaaacaacaagaGTACGAGGAAAGGCTAAGAAATATGGCCGAAGAAATGGATAGGCGACAGGCTGAATTAAACGAAGCTCAAGAGATGATCAGACGTTTGGAAGAACAATTGAAACAATTGCAGGCTGCGAAGGAGGAATTAGAAGATCGTCAAAAg GAATTGACGGCAATGATGGAAAAGTTAGAACTCTCTCATGAAATGGAAGCCGCAGAACGTGCTAAGTTGGAACAAGAGATTAGAGCTAAGCAAGAGGAGGTGCAACGTATACAGTCCGAAGTAGAAGCAAAAGACGCAGAAGCTAGGAGATTACAGGAGGAGTTTGAAGCTGCCAA TAGACTTAGGCAAGAGGAAGCCGATCGAGCTTTCCAAGCTAGTACAActcctcatcatcatcatgtagaagaaaatgaggagggagaggaagaaggcgAAGATGAGATTCCGAATTGTGATGTTACTAAAGATCTTGCTACGGATGAATCAATAATTGATCCAGTCGAAGAGAGACGTACTTTGgctgaaagaaacgaacgtcTCAACGATCAATTGAAg gCGTTGAAGCAAGATCTTGCACAATCACGAGACGAAACCAAGGAAACTGTTATGGATAAAATTCATAGGGAAAACGTTCGTCAAGGACGTGACAAGTATAAAACGCTTCGTGAAATTCGCAAGGGAAATACCAAACGTCGTGTCGATCAATTTgagaatatgtaa
- the LOC122635457 gene encoding moesin/ezrin/radixin homolog 1 isoform X8: MNQEVKKETPLQFKFRAKFYPEDVAEELIQDITLRLFYLQVKNSILSDEIYCPPETSVLLASYAVQARHGDFQKGIHTAGFLANDRLLPQRVVDQHKMSKEEWESSITNWWQEHRGMLREDAMMEYLKIAQAQAREEKIAKQQQREKLQLEIAARERAEKKQQEYEERLRNMAEEMDRRQAELNEAQEMIRRLEEQLKQLQAAKEELEDRQKELTAMMEKLELSHEMEAAERAKLEQEIRAKQEEVQRIQSEVEAKDAEARRLQEEFEAANRLRQEEADRAFQASTTPHHHHVEENEEGEEEGEDEIPNCDVTKDLATDESIIDPVEERRTLAERNERLNDQLKALKQDLAQSRDETKETVMDKIHRENVRQGRDKYKTLREIRKGNTKRRVDQFENM, encoded by the exons ATGAACCAGGAGGTCAAAAAGGAGACCCCATTGCAGTTCAAGTTTCGTGCGAAATTTTATCCCGAAGACGTTGCGGAGGAATTGATACAGGATATCACGCTTCGTCTCTTTTATTTGCAG gtGAAAAATTCTATCCTCAGTGATGAAATTTACTGCCCACCTGAAACATCCGTATTGCTTGCATCTTATGCGGTTCAAGCCAGACACGGTGATTTTCAAAAAGGAATTCACACTGCCGGCTTTTTAGCTAACGATCGCTTATTACCACAGCGAGTTGTGGATCAACATAAAATGAGTAAAGAAGAATGGGAGAGTTCGATAACTAATTGGTGGCAAGAACATCGCGGTATGTTGAGAGAAGATGCTATGATGGAATACTTGAAGATTGCTCAG gctcaagcaagagaagaaaaaatcgcgAAGCAACAGCAAAGGGAAAAATTGCAATTAGAAATTGCAGCGAGAGAACGTgcagaaaagaaacaacaagaGTACGAGGAAAGGCTAAGAAATATGGCCGAAGAAATGGATAGGCGACAGGCTGAATTAAACGAAGCTCAAGAGATGATCAGACGTTTGGAAGAACAATTGAAACAATTGCAGGCTGCGAAGGAGGAATTAGAAGATCGTCAAAAg GAATTGACGGCAATGATGGAAAAGTTAGAACTCTCTCATGAAATGGAAGCCGCAGAACGTGCTAAGTTGGAACAAGAGATTAGAGCTAAGCAAGAGGAGGTGCAACGTATACAGTCCGAAGTAGAAGCAAAAGACGCAGAAGCTAGGAGATTACAGGAGGAGTTTGAAGCTGCCAA TAGACTTAGGCAAGAGGAAGCCGATCGAGCTTTCCAAGCTAGTACAActcctcatcatcatcatgtagaagaaaatgaggagggagaggaagaaggcgAAGATGAGATTCCGAATTGTGATGTTACTAAAGATCTTGCTACGGATGAATCAATAATTGATCCAGTCGAAGAGAGACGTACTTTGgctgaaagaaacgaacgtcTCAACGATCAATTGAAg gCGTTGAAGCAAGATCTTGCACAATCACGAGACGAAACCAAGGAAACTGTTATGGATAAAATTCATAGGGAAAACGTTCGTCAAGGACGTGACAAGTATAAAACGCTTCGTGAAATTCGCAAGGGAAATACCAAACGTCGTGTCGATCAATTTgagaatatgtaa